GTTAATGTATCAAAAATCCATTCAGTTCAAAAATATAGCTACTAAACTAAAGTCAAAGGACGAACTTACCTTCGATTTCCTTGTAAAAGTAGCTAAGGACCTTAAGGTAGATTATGTAAGCATTGCAGATCCAAGTGGTTTATTTAAGTATTCCAGTAAGAAAAATGGTACTGGAATTAACTTGTTTAAGCTGATGCCTGAAGTTAAAGATGCTTTTTTTGTACATAATAAATCATATTTCGCCACACATATTAAGGCAAGCTTTCAGGATGGACGCCTCTATAAGTATGTAATAGTAATGGATGAGGATAAATATATCTATCAGATCGCTTTGTCCTTTGATTCTCTCTTGAGCTTGTTACAGTAAGTAGTAACAAGCTCCGACTACCTACAACCAAGCTCCTGAAGATGAGAAAGCTAAAAATGAGGGCTATTCGTTTCCCTTTTGCTTCCTTCTTCCTGCTTCCTTCTAATTTGTCAATTTGTCAAGCCTGACCCCGTATAATCCAGCTGATTTAGCATACGATATAGTCTATAAAGACTTTTGATCTGCCTTAAAAATTCAGAAAGCCATAACTGGTAGGGGGCTAAATTAATGTCAAAAAAATATGAACCTGGCTATATAAAACTCCTTGGAACCAATAAACTAGAGGCAAAGGTCCTAAAAGCTAGAACCCATTATACAAATTGTAACCTATGCCCGCACGAATGCAATGTAGACAGGCAGGAAAAAACTGGTTTTTGTAGAGCATTGGACAAGGCAATTATTTCGAGCAATGGTCCCCATTTTGGAGAAGAGTCTGTACTTGTAGGTAGACATGGTTCAGGAACTATATTCTTTGGATACTGCAATATGAAATGTGTTTTTTGCCAAAACTGTGAACTGAGTTTCGGAGGGGAAGGAAAGATAATAGAGAATTCAAAGTTAGCCGAAATAATGCTGAATATACAAAACCGACACGGTTGTCATAATATAAACCTTGTTACCCCTACGCACTTTGTTCCAAATATACTTGAAGCACTTCTATTGGCTGCCCGGAACGGCCTGAAAATTCCCATAGTTTACAACTGTGGCGGTTACGAGAGAATGAAAACCCTTGAACTCCTTGATGGTGTTGTTGATATCTATATGCCTGATTTTAAATACTCCGATGATTCACTTGGCGAAAAATACTCCAATATTAAGAGTTATAGCACCAGGGTTAAGCAAGCACTAAAAGAAATGGACCGACAGGTGGGAGGGTTAAAGGTAGATAAGAACAATATTGCATATCGGGGTTTGATAATAAGACATTTGGTAATGCCTGGCAACCTCAATAATTCTAAAGAAGTGCTAGAGTTTATACAAAAAGAACTCTCTCCAGATTGCCTAGTAAATCTAATGGACCAATACCACCCAGCCCACAAAGCATTCCAATATAAAGAAATTTCCAGAGGTCTAACCAAAATAGAATTCATGGAACTATACAGCTACGCCAAAAACCTGGGTTTAAGGCTTGCTGAATGAAATGTTATCACACAAAGCAAGATTGAATGGAAAAGGAAGCAAGAGAACCGACTATTCGCCTCCCTTTTGCTTCCTTCTTCCTACTTCCTTCTAATTTGTCAATTTGTCAAGCCTGACCCCATAGATGTTATCTTCTGCGTCAAAGTTTAGCTTTTCTTGTCCTAATACCTCGATGTGGTCTCTTTGCTTTACTTCATCTAAAAGCGCCTCGGATACGAGAATTTCTTTAATGTCCAAAGTATTTTTGATAATCGCTACCTTGGCATCTTCCATAGTTACTTTTCTATTGCAGCTAGACAATGCCGTCAGTATTGCATCCTTGTCCGAATCTTGAATAATGGGGATAAAGCCTCTTTCAAGAAATCCAGAGCATATTACATTGGCATAGGTAGTTTTTAAGTCTACCTTATCATAAAGCCTTCGTGTAATTACATCTGCTAGACCCATTCCCAACGCATTGTTATGACTTTCTTCAGTCAGATCAAGACATACAATTCTATAGATAGACAAGTCTCCACTCTCTTCTTGGCCCCTAACAAGTATTCTGCCAGTAACATTTGAATCCATACCCACACCACTAATGTTCTTCCCCATTTCTTGAACAACCAGGACATCAGCTTGATTAAAAGGCAGGGTAGGCATTAAAGACTTGGCTTCAATTATAAGTTCTTTTTCTCGCTCTAAAATTTTAGCCTTAGGTATAACTTCTATTTTAGCTGTTGTA
The DNA window shown above is from Desulfitibacter sp. BRH_c19 and carries:
- a CDS encoding radical SAM protein, whose product is MSKKYEPGYIKLLGTNKLEAKVLKARTHYTNCNLCPHECNVDRQEKTGFCRALDKAIISSNGPHFGEESVLVGRHGSGTIFFGYCNMKCVFCQNCELSFGGEGKIIENSKLAEIMLNIQNRHGCHNINLVTPTHFVPNILEALLLAARNGLKIPIVYNCGGYERMKTLELLDGVVDIYMPDFKYSDDSLGEKYSNIKSYSTRVKQALKEMDRQVGGLKVDKNNIAYRGLIIRHLVMPGNLNNSKEVLEFIQKELSPDCLVNLMDQYHPAHKAFQYKEISRGLTKIEFMELYSYAKNLGLRLAE